A genomic window from Streptomyces sp. NBC_00234 includes:
- the fxsT gene encoding FxSxx-COOH system tetratricopeptide repeat protein, whose translation MPVARKQVGATGTQSVTISFAGFNRAWAAWIGDRLERRGVRVVYQRWDPQAGATLEDELRNVMLAPGRILVVLSDWYFQLGPRSHDEWNRALRTVVAPEAGRFAAVSVTTSALPGATSVFGAADLTNVGEDEAERRMLAHLGLPTEPLARPEGGRPGPRFPADTPEVWSSRVPRRNTRFTGREALLSEAYHALQGAGPGAGVVTLHGMSGVGKTQLAAEYVYRFGSDYDVVWWVPADRRALYRQRLAELAPELGLVTGAEYGERLRAVRDSLRRGQPHSHWLLILDGADEPDQIWDLVPTGPGHVLITSRNPEWREHNSHLVEVPVYDRDESVSFIRRRAPRLTHSEADQLANALEDLPLLLDQTAGWLNDSDMSVAEYIELLEGGIDQDVVKVSADFPLAFQTAWSILLNKLRETVPESVDLLRLCSFFAPGSIPVRLLKEMPPGDLPEQLSGLMNDPLLWNRAIGQLRQYSVVRLESHESSVEEAASSGESIYLHRMVHKIVGTDMPERDRREFIDVVRKALAAADPGRPIDAVYWPAYAEIAPHLKWAEVLESKDPAVQSLVLNCLRYMYFSGEYRAGIKLGERAMTAWRELLGETHPRVWDLSYNYANLLRAVGDYAETEAMERAVVDHLRAERGAEDLEHLRAANGLAADLRGLGRYDEALELSRWLLGSYRDLLGDQDARTVNAQNNLAISLRLLGRYEESLELNRRTLEARRQLLKARHGWTLISEINYATDLRLLGRYGEAESLQAQSARVHRIALGEDNPQTLLAEYNLALCRYRSGERGKAATAFTRVLERCERVLGEQDPLTLMFAAGQSCFAREHADIDQARTISDYVINGYLMMLGEGHPYVAGTRSNHALILRNVGERDQAHQLIEKALADMTRSVGENHPWTLGCAINASALRNLVGDPESAAALTELTVTRATEVLGRTHPLTLSARIAHAADLRGLRDRLRAEKVENEALGDLVATLGAQHVHTVSARSRNRPFWDFEPQMI comes from the coding sequence ATGCCCGTAGCGCGTAAGCAAGTTGGAGCAACCGGGACGCAATCCGTCACCATTAGTTTCGCCGGGTTCAACCGGGCCTGGGCGGCCTGGATCGGCGACCGTCTCGAACGGCGTGGTGTACGGGTCGTCTATCAGCGGTGGGACCCCCAGGCGGGTGCCACGCTGGAGGACGAACTGCGGAACGTGATGCTCGCCCCCGGCCGCATCCTCGTCGTCCTCAGTGACTGGTACTTCCAGCTCGGTCCCCGCAGCCACGACGAGTGGAACCGCGCGCTCCGCACGGTGGTTGCCCCGGAGGCCGGACGCTTCGCCGCCGTCTCCGTCACCACCTCCGCGCTGCCCGGCGCCACGTCGGTCTTCGGCGCCGCCGATCTGACCAACGTCGGCGAGGACGAGGCGGAGCGGCGCATGCTCGCCCACCTCGGCCTGCCCACGGAGCCCCTGGCCCGCCCGGAGGGTGGACGGCCCGGACCGCGCTTCCCGGCCGACACCCCCGAGGTGTGGAGCAGCAGGGTGCCGCGCCGCAACACCCGCTTCACCGGCCGCGAGGCCCTGCTCAGCGAGGCGTACCACGCGCTTCAGGGGGCGGGCCCGGGTGCCGGGGTCGTCACGCTGCACGGCATGTCCGGCGTGGGCAAGACCCAGCTCGCCGCGGAATACGTCTACCGGTTCGGCTCCGACTACGACGTGGTCTGGTGGGTGCCCGCCGACCGTCGCGCCCTCTACCGCCAGCGCCTCGCCGAACTCGCCCCGGAACTGGGCCTGGTCACCGGCGCCGAGTACGGGGAGCGGCTGCGCGCCGTCCGGGACTCCCTGCGGCGCGGACAGCCGCACTCCCACTGGCTGCTGATCCTGGACGGAGCCGACGAGCCCGACCAGATCTGGGACCTCGTACCGACCGGCCCGGGACATGTGCTGATCACCTCCCGCAACCCGGAATGGCGCGAACACAACAGCCACCTGGTGGAGGTTCCGGTGTACGACCGCGACGAATCGGTCTCCTTCATCCGCCGCCGCGCCCCGCGCCTCACGCACAGCGAGGCCGACCAGCTGGCGAACGCGCTGGAGGACCTCCCGCTGCTCCTCGACCAGACGGCCGGCTGGCTCAACGACTCGGACATGTCCGTCGCGGAGTACATCGAACTCCTCGAAGGCGGCATCGACCAGGACGTCGTCAAGGTGTCGGCCGACTTCCCGCTGGCCTTCCAGACCGCCTGGTCGATACTGCTGAACAAGCTCAGGGAGACCGTCCCGGAGTCCGTGGACCTGCTGCGGCTGTGCAGCTTCTTCGCCCCCGGCTCCATCCCCGTACGGCTCCTGAAGGAGATGCCGCCCGGCGATCTCCCCGAGCAGCTCTCCGGCCTGATGAACGATCCGCTGCTGTGGAACCGCGCGATCGGCCAGTTGCGGCAGTACTCCGTCGTCCGGCTGGAGTCCCACGAGTCCTCCGTGGAGGAGGCCGCCTCCTCCGGCGAGTCGATCTACCTGCACCGGATGGTCCACAAGATCGTCGGTACGGACATGCCGGAACGGGACCGCCGGGAGTTCATCGACGTCGTCCGCAAGGCCCTGGCCGCCGCCGACCCCGGGCGCCCCATCGACGCCGTCTACTGGCCCGCGTACGCCGAGATCGCCCCGCACCTGAAGTGGGCCGAGGTCCTGGAGAGCAAGGACCCCGCCGTACAGAGCCTGGTCCTCAACTGCCTTCGCTACATGTACTTCTCCGGGGAGTACCGGGCGGGCATCAAGCTCGGCGAACGCGCCATGACCGCCTGGCGGGAGCTGCTCGGCGAGACCCACCCCCGGGTGTGGGACCTCAGCTACAACTACGCCAACCTGCTGCGGGCCGTGGGCGACTACGCCGAGACGGAAGCCATGGAGCGCGCCGTCGTCGACCACCTGCGCGCCGAACGCGGTGCGGAGGACCTGGAACACCTGCGGGCCGCCAACGGTCTCGCCGCGGACCTCCGGGGCCTCGGCCGCTACGACGAGGCACTGGAACTCTCCCGGTGGCTCCTCGGCTCCTACCGCGACCTGCTCGGCGATCAGGACGCCCGTACCGTCAACGCCCAGAACAACCTGGCCATTTCACTGCGCCTGCTCGGCCGGTACGAGGAGTCCCTGGAGCTCAACCGGCGCACCCTGGAGGCCCGCCGCCAGCTGCTCAAGGCGCGGCACGGCTGGACCCTCATCTCCGAGATCAACTACGCCACCGACCTGCGGCTCCTCGGCCGCTACGGCGAGGCCGAGTCGCTCCAGGCGCAGAGCGCGCGCGTGCACCGGATCGCCCTGGGCGAGGACAACCCGCAGACCCTGCTCGCCGAGTACAACCTGGCGCTCTGCCGGTACCGCTCCGGCGAACGGGGCAAGGCGGCCACGGCGTTCACCCGGGTCCTGGAACGCTGCGAACGCGTCCTCGGCGAACAGGACCCGCTGACCCTGATGTTCGCGGCCGGACAGAGCTGCTTCGCCCGCGAGCACGCCGACATCGACCAGGCCAGGACCATAAGCGATTACGTCATCAACGGGTATCTGATGATGCTCGGCGAGGGCCACCCGTACGTCGCGGGAACCCGGTCCAACCACGCCCTGATCCTGCGCAACGTCGGTGAGCGGGACCAGGCCCACCAGCTCATCGAGAAGGCGCTCGCCGACATGACGAGGTCCGTGGGGGAGAACCACCCCTGGACCCTGGGCTGCGCGATCAACGCCTCGGCGCTGCGCAACCTGGTGGGCGACCCGGAGTCCGCCGCCGCGCTCACCGAGCTCACCGTCACCCGTGCCACCGAAGTCCTCGGCCGGACCCACCCGTTGACCCTGTCAGCCAGGATCGCGCACGCGGCGGACCTGCGCGGTCTGCGGGACCGGCTGCGGGCGGAGAAGGTCGAGAACGAGGCGCTCGGCGACCTGGTGGCGACCCTCGGCGCGCAGCACGTCCACACCGTGTCGGCCCGCTCGCGCAACCGGCCGTTCTGGGACTTCGAGCCCCAGATGATCTGA
- a CDS encoding multifunctional oxoglutarate decarboxylase/oxoglutarate dehydrogenase thiamine pyrophosphate-binding subunit/dihydrolipoyllysine-residue succinyltransferase subunit, with the protein MSSQSPSNSSISTDQSEQGKNPAAAFGPNEWLVDEIYQQYLQDPNSVDRAWWDFFADYKPGASGTAEKPGTAAAGAAVTPAQAGPAPTQITTAAPAAPVKAPAPAPAPAAPAAAAPAPAQPAPAAAPAAPAKAAAAPAPAKAAPAAEATAGPEYVTLRGPSAAVAKNMNASLELPTATSVRAVPVKLLFDNRIVINNHLKRARGGKISFTHLIGYAMVQALKAMPSMNYSFAVKDGKPTLVKPEHVNLGLAIDLVKPNGDRQLVVAAIKKAETLNFFEFWQAYEDIVRRARVGKLGMDDFSGVTASLTNPGGIGTVHSVPRLMPGQGLIMGVGAMDYPAEFQGTSQDTLNKLGISKVMTLTSTYDHRVIQGAASGEFLRVLSQLLLGENDFYDEIFKALRIPYEPVRWLRDIDASHDDDVTKAARVFELIHSYRVRGHVMADTDPLEYRQRKHPDLDITEHGLTLWDLERDFAVGGFAGKTMMKLRDILGVLRESYCRTTGIEFMHIQEPKERKWLQDRVERPRPAPEREEQLRILRRLNAAEAFETFLQTKYVGQKRFSLEGGESVIPLLDAVIDSAAEARLDEVVIGMAHRGRLNVLANIVGKSYAQIFREFEGNLDPRSMHGSGDVKYHLGAEGTFTGLDGEQIKVSLAANPSHLEAVDPVLEGIARAKQDIINKGGTDFTVLPVALHGDAAFAGQGVVAETLNMSQLRGYRTGGTVHVVINNQVGFTAAPESSRSSMYATDVARMIEAPIIHVNGDDPEAVVRVARLAFEYRQTFNKDVVIDLICYRRRGHNEGDNPEFTNPQMYTLIDKKRSVRKLYTESLIGRGDITLEEAEQALQDFQGQLEKVFAEVREATSAPSQPHIPDVQAEFPVAVNTAISSEVVKAIAESQVNIPDEITVHPRLMPQMQRRAASVENGTIDWGMGETLAIGSLLMEGTPVRLAGQDTRRGTFGQRHAVLVDQKTGEDYTPLLYLSDDQARYNVYDSLLSEYAAMGFEYGYSLARPESLVIWEAQFGDFVNGAQTVVDEFISSAEQKWGQTSGVTLLLPHGYEGQGPDHSSARPERFLQMCAQDNMTVAMPTLPSNYFHLLRWQVHNPHHKPLIVFTPKSMLRLKAAASKAEEFTTGGFRPVIGDESVKAEAVRKVVFCAGKLYYDLDAEREKRGDTETAIIRLERLYPLPGAEIQAEIAKYPNAEKYLWAQEEPANQGAWPFIALNLIDHLDLAVGADVPHGERLRRISRPHGSSPAVGSAKRHQAEQAQLVAEVFEA; encoded by the coding sequence GTGTCGTCTCAGTCCCCCAGTAACTCGAGCATCTCGACCGACCAATCGGAGCAGGGGAAGAACCCTGCCGCCGCATTCGGCCCCAATGAGTGGCTCGTCGACGAGATCTACCAGCAGTACCTCCAGGACCCCAATTCGGTCGATCGCGCCTGGTGGGACTTCTTCGCCGACTACAAGCCGGGCGCATCCGGCACGGCGGAAAAGCCCGGCACCGCAGCCGCGGGGGCTGCGGTGACGCCGGCCCAGGCCGGACCCGCACCGACCCAGATCACCACCGCTGCCCCGGCCGCGCCCGTGAAGGCTCCCGCTCCGGCCCCGGCACCCGCCGCGCCCGCAGCCGCCGCTCCGGCGCCCGCCCAGCCCGCGCCCGCTGCCGCCCCGGCAGCACCGGCGAAGGCGGCAGCGGCTCCCGCCCCGGCGAAGGCCGCCCCTGCGGCCGAGGCCACGGCGGGCCCCGAGTACGTGACGCTGCGCGGCCCGTCGGCCGCCGTCGCGAAGAACATGAACGCCTCGCTGGAGCTGCCGACGGCCACGTCCGTCCGCGCCGTCCCGGTGAAGCTGCTCTTCGACAACCGCATCGTCATCAACAACCACCTGAAGCGCGCCCGGGGCGGGAAGATCTCCTTCACCCACCTCATCGGCTACGCGATGGTGCAGGCCCTCAAGGCCATGCCGTCGATGAACTACTCCTTCGCGGTCAAGGACGGCAAGCCGACCCTGGTCAAGCCGGAGCACGTGAACCTCGGCCTGGCCATCGACCTGGTCAAGCCCAACGGCGACCGCCAGCTCGTCGTCGCGGCCATCAAGAAGGCCGAGACGCTCAACTTCTTCGAGTTCTGGCAGGCGTACGAGGACATCGTCCGCCGTGCCCGCGTCGGCAAGCTCGGCATGGACGACTTCTCCGGAGTCACCGCCTCGCTGACCAACCCCGGCGGCATCGGCACCGTTCACTCGGTGCCCCGCCTGATGCCCGGACAGGGCCTCATCATGGGCGTCGGCGCGATGGACTACCCGGCGGAGTTCCAGGGCACCTCGCAGGACACCCTGAACAAGCTGGGCATCTCGAAGGTCATGACGCTGACCTCGACGTACGACCACCGGGTCATCCAGGGCGCCGCCTCCGGCGAGTTCCTGCGCGTCCTGAGCCAGCTGCTGCTCGGCGAGAACGACTTCTACGACGAGATCTTCAAGGCGCTGCGCATCCCCTACGAGCCGGTCCGCTGGCTCCGGGACATCGACGCCTCGCACGACGACGACGTCACCAAGGCCGCGCGGGTCTTCGAGCTGATCCACTCCTACCGGGTCCGCGGCCACGTCATGGCCGACACCGACCCGCTGGAGTACCGCCAGCGCAAGCACCCCGACCTCGACATCACCGAGCACGGCCTCACCCTGTGGGACCTGGAGCGGGACTTCGCGGTCGGCGGTTTCGCCGGCAAGACGATGATGAAGCTCCGCGACATCCTCGGTGTCCTGCGCGAGTCGTACTGCCGCACCACCGGCATCGAGTTCATGCACATCCAGGAGCCGAAGGAACGCAAGTGGCTCCAGGACCGGGTGGAGCGTCCGCGCCCCGCTCCGGAGCGCGAGGAGCAGCTGCGGATCCTGCGCCGCCTCAACGCGGCCGAGGCGTTCGAGACCTTCCTGCAGACGAAGTACGTCGGCCAGAAGCGCTTCTCGCTGGAGGGCGGCGAGTCCGTCATCCCGCTGCTCGACGCGGTCATCGACTCCGCCGCCGAGGCCCGCCTCGACGAGGTCGTCATCGGCATGGCCCACCGCGGCCGGCTGAACGTCCTCGCGAACATCGTGGGCAAGTCGTACGCCCAGATCTTCCGGGAGTTCGAGGGCAACCTCGACCCGCGGTCGATGCACGGCTCCGGCGACGTCAAGTACCACCTGGGCGCCGAGGGCACCTTCACCGGTCTCGACGGCGAGCAGATCAAGGTCTCGCTGGCCGCCAACCCCTCGCACCTGGAGGCGGTCGACCCGGTCCTCGAGGGCATCGCCCGCGCCAAGCAGGACATCATCAACAAGGGCGGCACGGACTTCACGGTCCTGCCCGTCGCGCTCCACGGCGACGCGGCCTTCGCGGGCCAGGGCGTCGTCGCCGAGACGCTCAACATGTCGCAGCTGCGCGGCTACCGCACCGGCGGCACCGTGCACGTGGTGATCAACAACCAGGTCGGCTTCACCGCCGCCCCGGAGTCCTCGCGCTCCTCGATGTACGCCACCGACGTGGCGCGCATGATCGAGGCGCCGATCATCCACGTCAACGGCGACGACCCGGAGGCCGTGGTCCGCGTCGCGCGGCTCGCCTTCGAGTACCGGCAGACGTTCAACAAGGACGTCGTGATCGACCTCATCTGCTACCGCCGCCGCGGTCACAACGAGGGCGACAACCCGGAGTTCACCAACCCGCAGATGTACACCCTGATCGACAAGAAGCGCTCGGTGCGCAAGCTCTACACCGAGTCCCTCATCGGTCGCGGCGACATCACGCTGGAAGAGGCCGAGCAGGCCCTCCAGGACTTCCAGGGCCAGCTGGAGAAGGTCTTCGCGGAGGTCCGCGAGGCCACCTCGGCGCCGTCCCAGCCGCACATCCCGGACGTCCAAGCCGAGTTCCCGGTGGCGGTGAACACCGCGATCTCCTCGGAGGTCGTCAAGGCGATCGCCGAGTCGCAGGTGAACATCCCCGACGAGATCACCGTCCACCCGCGCCTGATGCCGCAGATGCAGCGTCGTGCCGCGTCCGTGGAGAACGGCACGATCGACTGGGGCATGGGCGAGACCCTGGCCATCGGATCGCTGCTGATGGAGGGCACCCCGGTCCGGCTCGCCGGCCAGGACACCCGCCGCGGCACGTTCGGCCAGCGCCACGCGGTGCTCGTCGACCAGAAGACCGGCGAGGACTACACCCCGCTGCTCTACCTCTCCGACGACCAGGCCCGTTACAACGTCTACGACTCGCTGCTCAGCGAGTACGCGGCGATGGGCTTCGAGTACGGCTACTCGCTGGCCCGTCCGGAGTCGCTGGTCATCTGGGAGGCGCAGTTCGGTGACTTCGTCAACGGCGCGCAGACCGTCGTCGACGAGTTCATCTCCTCCGCCGAGCAGAAGTGGGGCCAGACCTCCGGCGTCACGCTGCTCCTGCCGCACGGCTACGAGGGCCAGGGCCCGGACCACTCGTCCGCACGCCCCGAGCGCTTCCTCCAGATGTGCGCGCAGGACAACATGACGGTGGCCATGCCCACGCTGCCGTCGAACTACTTCCACCTTCTGCGGTGGCAGGTGCACAACCCGCACCACAAGCCGCTGATCGTCTTCACGCCGAAGTCGATGCTGCGCCTCAAGGCGGCGGCCTCGAAGGCGGAGGAGTTCACCACCGGTGGCTTCCGTCCGGTCATCGGCGACGAGTCGGTCAAGGCGGAAGCGGTCCGCAAGGTCGTCTTCTGCGCCGGCAAGCTCTACTACGACCTGGACGCCGAGCGCGAGAAGCGTGGCGACACGGAGACGGCGATCATCCGTCTGGAGCGTCTGTACCCGCTGCCGGGTGCCGAGATCCAGGCAGAGATCGCCAAGTACCCGAACGCCGAGAAGTACCTCTGGGCCCAGGAGGAGCCGGCCAACCAGGGTGCGTGGCCGTTCATCGCGCTCAACCTGATCGACCACCTGGACCTGGCCGTCGGCGCCGACGTCCCGCACGGTGAGCGCCTGCGTCGCATCTCGCGACCGCACGGCTCGTCCCCGGCGGTCGGCTCGGCCAAGCGCCACCAGGCCGAGCAGGCGCAGCTGGTCGCCGAGGTCTTCGAAGCCTGA
- a CDS encoding HAMP domain-containing sensor histidine kinase, with product MNGPGCRLRPFSIKAKLGTLVVISVFITTGLLIVALRTRTEFRFITVFSVIATLLITQFVAHGLTAPLDEMRAVARSISHGDYTTRVSGAGRRDELGDLAQTINRMADDLEAEDRHRKELVANVSHELRTPIAALRAVLENVVDGVSAADPETMRTALKQTERLGRLVETLLDLSRLDNGVVALKARRFEVWPYLSGVLKEANLAASQRSLSSGSGNHSRLDVHLHLDVSPPELTAHADAERLHQVVANLIDNAVKHSPPHGRVTVLARRGQHPESLELEVVDEGPGIPEAERHRVFERFNRGQAPSPHGPGSDGGTGLGLAIARWAVELHGGRIGVAESSRGCRIQVTLPGVRQPRG from the coding sequence ATGAACGGGCCCGGCTGCAGACTGAGGCCGTTCTCGATCAAGGCCAAGCTGGGCACGCTGGTCGTGATCTCGGTGTTCATCACCACAGGGCTGCTGATCGTGGCCCTGCGGACACGGACCGAGTTCCGGTTCATCACGGTGTTCTCCGTGATCGCGACCCTGCTGATCACCCAGTTCGTGGCGCACGGCCTGACCGCGCCGCTGGACGAGATGAGAGCCGTGGCCCGGTCCATCTCGCACGGCGACTACACGACGCGGGTGAGCGGGGCCGGGCGCCGGGACGAGCTGGGCGACCTGGCGCAGACGATCAACCGCATGGCGGACGATCTGGAGGCCGAGGACCGGCACCGCAAGGAACTGGTCGCCAACGTCTCCCATGAACTGCGCACCCCCATCGCGGCACTGAGAGCCGTGCTGGAGAACGTCGTCGACGGGGTGTCCGCGGCCGATCCCGAGACGATGCGTACGGCGCTGAAGCAGACGGAGCGGCTGGGCAGGCTCGTGGAGACCCTGCTGGACCTCTCCCGGCTCGACAACGGGGTGGTGGCCCTGAAGGCCCGCCGCTTCGAGGTGTGGCCGTACCTCTCGGGGGTGCTGAAGGAGGCAAACCTCGCGGCGTCGCAGCGCAGCCTCTCCTCCGGTTCCGGCAACCACTCCCGCCTCGACGTCCATCTGCATCTCGACGTGTCGCCGCCCGAGCTGACGGCGCACGCCGACGCGGAACGCCTGCACCAGGTGGTCGCCAACCTCATCGACAACGCGGTCAAGCACAGCCCGCCGCACGGCCGGGTCACCGTGCTGGCGCGGCGCGGGCAGCACCCCGAGTCGCTGGAGCTGGAGGTCGTCGACGAGGGCCCCGGTATCCCGGAGGCCGAGCGCCACCGGGTCTTCGAGCGGTTCAACCGCGGCCAGGCCCCGTCCCCGCACGGTCCGGGCAGCGACGGCGGTACGGGGCTGGGCCTGGCGATCGCGCGCTGGGCGGTGGAGCTGCACGGTGGCCGCATCGGAGTGGCCGAATCCTCACGCGGCTGCCGGATACAGGTCACTCTTCCGGGAGTCCGTCAGCCGCGAGGTTGA
- a CDS encoding response regulator transcription factor yields MEQTHTTHNGVAATPGAQRRVLVVEDDSTIVDAIAARLRAEGFLVQTALDGPAAVDAAEAWQPDLMVLDIMLPGFDGLEVCRRVQAQRPVPVLMLTARDDETDMLVGLGVGADDYMTKPFSMRELAARVHVLLRRVERAALAAVTPRSGILRLGELEIDHAQRRVRVRADDVHLTPTEFDLLVCLANTPRAVLSREQLLAEVWDWADASGTRTVDSHIKALRRKIGAERIRTVHGVGYALETPAP; encoded by the coding sequence ATGGAACAGACACACACCACCCACAACGGCGTCGCGGCCACCCCGGGCGCGCAGCGCCGGGTCCTGGTGGTCGAGGACGACTCCACGATCGTGGACGCCATTGCCGCGAGACTCCGCGCCGAGGGCTTCCTCGTGCAGACCGCGCTCGACGGCCCCGCGGCCGTGGACGCGGCCGAGGCATGGCAGCCCGATCTGATGGTGCTCGACATCATGCTCCCCGGCTTCGACGGTCTGGAGGTCTGCCGCCGCGTGCAGGCCCAGCGCCCGGTGCCGGTCCTGATGCTGACGGCGCGCGACGACGAGACCGACATGCTGGTCGGGCTCGGCGTCGGCGCCGACGACTACATGACCAAGCCCTTCTCCATGCGCGAGCTGGCGGCCCGGGTGCACGTCCTGCTGCGCCGGGTCGAGCGTGCGGCGCTCGCCGCGGTGACCCCGCGGAGCGGCATCCTGCGCCTCGGGGAGCTGGAGATCGACCACGCGCAGCGCCGGGTCCGGGTGCGGGCGGACGACGTCCACCTCACGCCGACCGAGTTCGACCTGCTGGTCTGCCTGGCCAACACGCCGCGTGCGGTGCTCTCCCGTGAGCAGCTGTTGGCCGAGGTCTGGGACTGGGCGGACGCCTCCGGCACCCGTACCGTCGACAGCCACATCAAGGCCCTGCGCCGGAAGATCGGCGCCGAGCGGATCCGTACCGTCCACGGCGTCGGCTACGCCCTGGAGACCCCCGCGCCATGA
- a CDS encoding spermidine synthase has product MSASLAPVTIDRREGPFGEVVLRERGDDFEIIANGCFLMDTSDGRSERLLIDAALAALPAGRVAPAVLIGGLGVGFSLVRAAEEARWGRIVVVEREQAIVDWHREGPLDRISGPALADPRTEIAHTDLVEHLRTTTERYDALCLDIDNGPDWTVTEDNGSLYSAAGLTACRKRLTTGGVLAVWSAQPSPTFEQALRNAGFSAVRTEEVAVARGVPDVVHLALRTD; this is encoded by the coding sequence ATGTCCGCCAGCCTCGCCCCCGTCACCATCGACCGCCGCGAAGGACCGTTCGGCGAGGTCGTCCTGCGTGAGCGTGGGGACGACTTCGAGATCATCGCCAACGGCTGCTTCCTGATGGACACCTCCGACGGACGGTCCGAGCGGCTGCTGATCGACGCGGCCCTCGCGGCGCTGCCCGCAGGACGCGTCGCTCCGGCCGTGCTCATCGGCGGTCTCGGCGTCGGCTTCTCGCTCGTCCGGGCGGCCGAGGAGGCCCGCTGGGGGCGGATCGTCGTCGTGGAGCGGGAACAGGCCATCGTCGACTGGCACCGGGAAGGACCGCTGGACCGGATCTCCGGCCCGGCACTTGCCGATCCGCGGACCGAGATCGCGCACACGGACCTGGTCGAGCACCTGCGTACGACCACGGAGCGTTACGACGCGTTGTGTCTGGACATCGACAACGGCCCCGACTGGACCGTCACGGAGGACAACGGAAGCCTCTATTCCGCAGCCGGCCTGACGGCCTGCCGGAAGCGTCTCACGACGGGCGGAGTGCTCGCCGTCTGGTCCGCGCAGCCCTCCCCCACCTTCGAACAAGCGTTGCGGAATGCCGGATTCAGCGCAGTACGCACGGAAGAAGTAGCCGTTGCCCGAGGTGTGCCGGACGTGGTCCATCTCGCATTGCGGACCGACTGA
- a CDS encoding ABC transporter ATP-binding protein: MNARVTGLTVRHRRKTALDAVDLDFATGVHGLLGPNGAGKTSLIRVLATVAPPAGGRVELLGHDVGDASRHRDRAAVRRRLGYLPQEFGYYPGFTVREFVGYVAWLKEMDGAVTTGAVERAVDRVGLADRIDAKVKTLSGGMIRRVGIAQAIVNEPELLLLDEPTAGLDPEQRVEFRALLKELGNTTTVIVSTHLVEDVAAACTDVTLIEAGRVAYRGTTAELVGLGDEAVGTGGPDASPVERGYTAALRAHRSAVPAR, encoded by the coding sequence GTGAACGCAAGGGTCACCGGACTGACCGTCCGGCATCGCAGGAAGACCGCGCTCGACGCCGTCGACCTCGACTTCGCGACGGGGGTGCACGGCCTCCTCGGGCCGAACGGCGCGGGCAAGACCTCGCTGATCCGCGTACTGGCGACCGTGGCTCCACCCGCCGGGGGGCGGGTGGAGCTGCTGGGCCACGACGTCGGGGACGCGTCCCGGCACCGCGACCGTGCGGCGGTCCGGCGCAGGCTCGGCTATCTGCCGCAGGAGTTCGGCTACTACCCGGGCTTCACGGTCCGCGAATTCGTCGGGTACGTCGCCTGGCTCAAGGAGATGGACGGCGCGGTCACCACCGGCGCCGTCGAACGCGCCGTGGACCGCGTCGGCCTGGCGGACCGGATCGACGCCAAGGTGAAGACCCTGTCGGGCGGCATGATCCGCCGGGTCGGCATCGCGCAGGCGATCGTCAACGAACCGGAGCTGCTGCTGCTCGACGAGCCGACGGCCGGCCTCGATCCGGAGCAGCGGGTCGAATTCCGTGCGCTGCTGAAGGAGTTGGGGAACACGACCACCGTGATCGTCTCCACCCACCTGGTCGAGGACGTCGCCGCCGCGTGCACCGATGTGACGCTGATCGAGGCGGGCCGGGTCGCCTACCGGGGCACGACCGCCGAGCTCGTCGGGCTGGGCGACGAGGCGGTGGGGACGGGCGGCCCCGACGCCAGTCCCGTCGAGCGCGGCTACACGGCGGCGCTGCGTGCCCACCGGTCGGCGGTGCCCGCCCGATGA